The genomic region TCTCAGTCAACCTTTCTTTTCAATGCTTCAAGATGGAACAGTAAACTATGTGAGGCTCACTCCATGCTCTTGTCCATCCAATAGCAAACACATGAGTTTGACCTTTACGAGGGAGTGTCAACTTCTTTTTGGTGTCTGACATCTGATCCGTGGTATTGGTTGATTCCCACTCACACAAAGCAACCATGGTAGCACTTATGATGAAATCAGCTGTCTGTTGTTGTTTCCGTGGACACAAGTAGGCCTAGAAGTTCATTTTATGGTCTCCTGGAATATTTCTGTGGGCCTGCCCAGTTTACATATGTATTACTTGTGTTAGACTCTGAAAGACACTCTAGTGTTCATGTCGTGCTAAAAAGCACCGATCCCGGTCGAGTTCAAAATATGTCTCGTGTTTACTTTTATGATATCACAGGCATTGGTTTGAATTGTGATGTAAAGTCTGCATTGTCTCTGTCTTAAAGGAGGAGTAGGAAGAGTTACAGCTGGGCAGGCTCTGCATATAGTTACATATCTCTTGATTGCCAGTGGAGCAGTACTTTCTGCCAAGTACGACAACTCCTCCTTTAAACGAACTGGTGAATTGACTCCACCTCTTTATGTTCAAAACATGTCATTTCTGCAGATCTTGGGCCATGTGTCCTTTAATAATTTCACTGTGATGCCACCTATTGTTCACATGATGTACTTCAAATGTAAATAGCTAGGATTGAATTATGTAAATAACAGTAAGTTATTAATAGAGTTAAATTTTATGTAAATTCAATTATTAATGATTAAAGTCTGTGTTACAATTGAATTTATAACTAATTTGTTGTGTTATTCTCTTTTTCTACTCACACCGATTCCCTTGGTATCTATGCTCTGTGGTAATTTCACAGCCTTGAGTTCACCGGGCGAGTAATCACGCCTCCAACTCCTGCTCTGGGAAGAGCATGTGCACCCTGCTCTCCAGAGCGGTTGAGCTGTCTTTGCCGTGGTATATCACTCTGATGACAATTCTCCTCAAGGATGTAGTGAGACGAGTGGTTATGCCTCATGAAACGTATGAGAACTAGTCCTCAGTATAGACAAGACTGTTTGTGACAATCCCCGATAGTCCTCGGCATATGCGCGACAGGTTGTGGTCGTCCTTAAGACAGGTAGCGGACTGGGTGGATGTGATGCAGTCCttaaatgttgttgttgtgataCCGTCTTCCATTGTGAGAGCTTTCTTCATGCTGGCTGTAAAGTCATCTCCCACAGATGGATAATGATACTAACAGAAAATCAAATCACACAAAGAAATCTATTTCTCCTATCAATTTATTGTATAATATATATTCTATATTGTCTAGACTCTAACCTCAACTAATACATGGCCAGCTTGTACTGTCAATAGttcaacatgtttggagaaatGCCAATGCCAGGAGCCATTATAACTAGCTAATTGTGAATAACAGGTCATCACAGCGGGTCTCTAAACATGATGTAGACAGAATATGAACAAGCATGTTCGCAACAGGTGCCCCTGCTGTTTGGACATGGATTGAGGTATTCCCTTCATGTCGCTGTTTTCttgacacaccctgtaggcGAAAGTTGTAATGGCACCTGATAGACTTCTCCGTAATCTCCAGGTAAAAATGCGAACAGAAATTCAACAGAAAATATCTCGAAATAATAAGACCCAACACTTGATTCGCTTAAGTACAATTTCAATAAAGGTACCTGATTAGTGATTTACTCATTTTTCAAAACCCCTGGGGTTAAAACTAGTTTGAAACACACTAGAATTGACACAAGTCATCTATTGGCCTGTAGGAATCAATGCCACAAGATGTTTAGTTGAAGGGTTCTTCCAATTAATCTTCTAAATATAAGCAATGTATAGtgtacattttcaatttcagaaaaattgacaGTTGAAATACATTAAATCAGTGTCTAACAGCAAAAACTCCTGCATCATAACTTAAAAGTTTTTGTTATTTATGTTATCTACCAAGACTATAGTGCAAAGGAGTTTCTGTAGAGAAACTCTACAACTAGTGATAGACAGCCCTTGCATTCCTCCTTCTTACTGCATCTTACACCCGCACGTTGACCTTCTCAACAAACTACACCTCCAATTATAAACACTCTCTTTCTCACCATCTTTAAGTAGAATCATCTTAATCATCATATAAGTTTTCTTCTTAATAAGCCATAACATGACTCTTCACCACCTTTGTATCCATAGAAACATATCAACTTGGTTGTCATGGCAATGGTTGAAGCTCAATCTGCGTTTTCAGTCAGAGTCACCTGGGATGGCAGCTGGTCATCTTACATAAGATATAGCACCtgttgtacaaatgtacacgtaACCTTCTATCATCCAAGGTGAAATAGACTTCATATCAAATACTAAATATCTAACAACCTAACGAATATACGCCTAAATAATTTTTGTGGGACGTCACACTAACTAACACAATACTTGTGTATATTTATCTTCTGAATCATACTATTCAAGTCAATTAATTATGGCACACAGAAAGAAAATCTAACACTTACAAAATATCTTCTTCATCTGGTTTCAGATATCTAAGTACAACTTTTGCCTATGTCCTTGGAAAAGACACTTTACACAAATTCACACGTATTGAACCATCAGCTACTCAATCAGGTGGACAGCATTTTGGTTCCAAAGACTCTCAATAGGGGAGGATAGGGTGTGGCTGCCATTTAGACCATAGCAACACATGAGCAAGCATGGAAACATACATTAACATAGCAACATTATCAGTACTGAAGGGGTTAAAACTAGATCTGGTCGTGGTCTCCATGGTTGCACTTACTGCTTTcgtcaaaatggctgccaacaTTTTGATGCTCTCCTCTTCAATTGAGTACTGTTCTGAAAGCAATTATAGGAATTACACGTCCCCTCCATGATTCTAGTTAGTGTACATCCCCCCACCTTCATGATGTTGATACAGGTGTCCAGTATGTGCATCGTGAGGCATATACATTTGTGCTCGTTGTACGTCATACAAATTCCCATCGGTGGAATAATATGTTGTTCTCGTTGTTGGTATCGGTTCTGACAGATAGAGGGCAGTGTGAGGATCTGGATACATCACCGGCCCTGTACCATCCTGTTGATACATAACCGGCTGCGGTGTATGACTACTACTAGGTGGAGCCGACTGGCGTCCAATCTCAATTTCCCTCGCCTCTTGGGCGGCCGCCATTTCTCTCAAGTCACGAATGTCGTGGACCTCGTGTATTTCTTGTTGTAACTCGTGTGCCAGTGCCGATTCTTTTTTATTATGCAGCTCCACGACAGGAATCTGGACAGTCGTCTGCAATGGCGGTGGCGTTGCTGATATCTGCGTCTCCAAGGGTAACGTTGTCACAGCTTGACTAGTCGTAGGGACCATCGTAGGAAGGTCCTCCTCCTCATAATCATCACCCAACAAACCTTTCTTTGGCAAATCAAGATTGAAATCCACCACTTTGACCCATTTGATTTCTAAACCTTTGTGCGCTGAGCGGCAATGCACGCGACAATTCCCGCTCAACTCGCAACGGAAATCACAGTATGCACATTTGTATGGCTTTAACCCTCTTTGAGTGTGCATGATTCGTACATGCTGTTTCAAATTCGACAACGACCCACCGCGGTAGCTACAGAAGTCACACCGATACCGCTTCTCGCTATGCACCCAGTTATTATGACCACGCAGTGAATTTGCCGAAACGAAGCTCTTCCCGCATTTTGAACAGATGAATTCTCGGACGTTCAAGTGAGAGTTGATGTGATTGGTCAGGTGTTTTTCACGCATTGTTTTATAATCGCACATTGGGCAGTGGAAAAGCTTTTCGTTTTCTCGTACTTGGATGTTGTGGCGTGACAGAAGGTGGCCTGGAAGGATCAAGTGCAATGAGATATAATGCAAACAGTGATGGTGACATTTTTATAGGAGACAACACGTACTCAAAACAGTTTAGTTGATGAAACTTCACTGACTTGACTATTCGTGAAAAACTCGACCAACACTTCAGGAAGGCGTCATTAGTTCCACACCTTGAAAGACTGACTAATCAAACTCGAGCTGGCAATACTCAATGAGCACATCCTGATAGTACTATTTGTTTCAAGACTCAATACTTACTGATCAGACTATACTTGTTCATTGTTGAGAACTTGCAGTGTTCACACTTGAGGCGGTCAGATGAGTGCTGTCTGACATGGGCGCGAATCTCACATTGCTTGGAGAATCCACGTCCACAGATTTCACACATATAAGGGCGTATTCCTTTGTGGACCTTGTTGTTATGCATCTCGAGACTCCTGAAGACAGAAAATGTTCATTATAACAAGGAGATATTCAAGAAATACTGGCAACTCCTGGTGTCCCGTACAGCATAAACATTTCCCCAAAAACTTATCAAAACCTAGTAACATGTCCATCCGTTGGAAGGTTCTAGACCAGTAAGTCCTGATGGTATCATTAGTTGCATCATTTATACAAAAGGCAAAACACATCGAGTTAGAACAATCCCCGCTCAACTACTTACTGTGCCGTCTTCAAGCTTCGGCCACAGGTCGGACATGTGAATGGCTTGTCTTTCTGATGTTTGATCATGTGACCTTTCAGCGAACTTTTCTGGAAGCATGTGAACCGACATCCGTCAAACTCGCACTGGTGCACCTGGAATAGTAGAATGTGACCGTAATTATTTCAGGTTGGACAGGGAGGGGAAGGGAGAGTGGGGTAAAGGAGATTTCAATGCAGCGTGCCTCAGAACATGTAAATATGATGTCCCTTACCTTCAAACTTGCATCCTGTATGTTATGTTTTCTGAACTTGTGTGTTTTCAGGGCAAAGTTTTTCCGGCATTCTTTTCCACAAAGGTCGCAGATGAACTTTGAGGTGTGTTTAGGAAGATGCTCATCCAGCTTGTAGCAGAGGGAAGTCGTGAAGTGACACTGATGGCAGTCGTATTTCACCTGAAAAAATAGTCAGATCTATCATTACCTCGTATGATCAATAGACCTGGACTTTGATAAATATCTTTTGTAATAAAGTGACATGATCAAGATCACATACGAGGAATTTGACTTACTGAGGGATGTTTTTCCTTCATGTGAGACTCCAACTCTGCTTCAACCCTCGACTCGGAGAAACACCCTTCCTCCCGGCACCGGAATATGCCAAGAATCTCGCTGGTGTGTTTATTCTTCATGCGACGTCCAGGCCCATGATCATCGACAAAATGCAGCTGAATCTCATCGACAGTTTTGAACACACGGTGGCAACGTTGGCAGTCATAATTATCTGAATTGTCTTTAGCAGTGATACGCGTAAAGGAAGCAAACTGGGCATGCATGGTACGCAGGTGATCCGCTAATTCAGAGTCTGTTGGAAGAGCTGTTCGACAATAATGACAGCGTAGAGTACCCGTCACATCATCACCGCCAGATTTCTCTCCCCCGACGATATATTTCTTCATGATCGGGTCAAGTTTCATAATCGATGGATTTATACGGTGGGAACTTTTCAAGTGATGATTGAGGCTGGTGCGGCTGTTCATGACCCGACCGCAGTAGAAACACTGCCGTGCAATGTCTGTTCCGTGCGCCGACCGGATATGTTTACGGAGAAGTTTATACGTATTGCGGTTTCCAGCGCAAGCTTTACGACAATCCGGACACTGCAGTTTGATTTTACTCTTGTTATAGACTAAAGTGTAAATGTCATGATCGAGCTGCAAGTGTTTGGCAAGTTCGACTTGGTTTTTGATCGGCAGTTTGCACAATTGACACATGATGTTCCCGGGAGCCGGTAAAGGTAATGTCATGACTAATCTCTTCTTGGGCTTCAGTTTCAGGACAGCGTTCTTCTTTTGTGCACTTCTTCTCTTACGCTCTCCCACTTTCTCGTCTTGCACGATATCACCGTGCATCACGCCATTGTGTTTCTTCAAGAGATTCAAATGCAGGAAGTAGCGCTGCGGCTGGCATAAATTACAACTATATTTCCGTCTTCGTCTctctctgaccttgaccttaggTTCCAGAGAGATTAGAAACGGAAATTCCGGATGTCTCTTAATCTCATGACATCTCAAACGTGTCAGGTTTGTAAACGTTTCTTCACGCTCTAAACAACGTGGTCGACAACAATGGTAGGCTCCATCTACTGGCCGGGGATTGTACATGATACGACGATATTTCCTCATGAAAAAATGCATCCCAACTGTTGGGATGGTTGTCGCGTGCTCCTTTAATTTATGCAGTTTCAAAAACGTGTCATAACGGAACCCATCGCCACAGACGCTGCATATAAACTTATCATAATCTTCCACATCCGATTTACGTATCTTTAATTTGATTGGACGAGGCTTTTCATCTGACTTTGTCATGGATTTCGCTGGTTTCTTTGTTTTTCTCGACACCTTCACAGTTTTTTTCGAACTACGTCTCGACCTCATCGGCTTTGTCGTCGAGATAGAAACAGATTTCTTTTGACTACGTTTTCGTTTAACTGGAAGCTTTGCAGCAACATTACCTTTCCTACGCTTCCCCATAACCACATCTCCCTCGTCAGCGCCCCCTGGGTTGTAATCATCGTCATTATCCCCTTCCGTACTCTCAAACTCGCCGTAACTCAGATTACCCAAATCATCCTCAGCCTTGAGTTCTGCTTCATCCTTAACATTGGCCTGAATCTCGGCAGGTTTCTCTGCCACTACAACACTTTCATCAGTTTTCATCTTCCCACTCAAAGTATCTTCATTCCTTGTCTCCACAATAGGTGGAGCCACTTCCTCAGGAATGACCGGTTCACCCTCTAAATGTTCGCCATCGAGCGACATCTCATCTGGATAGTAAACAACCTTGCCCCCATTCGCCGCGTTCTCACTCCCGATTGGTGCAGCTGAAATTGTAGGCAGCGACGGGGCAACTGGTGCCGGAAAACCAGTATTACTCCCGATGGGAGACGTTATCATGGTTGGTTGCGTGTCTTTACTCTGGCGTGCCATAGCATCCTCCCGTGCCCATACTGTCTTCATCTCCTCCAAAAGATCATCAGCAAGTCCCATTGACCTGGCGTTCCGTCGCACATAGTCGCGGCAGAGTTTCTTCAACGAGATGATGCTGAGCTGGCTGGCTGCAGTGTAGAGCTGCATGATGGTGAACTTATTGACGTATGCCACGCCTGTGTATAAGTAGTGAATAAGCTGCTGCAAGGAGTTGCAAGTGATGTCTGGAAAACAAGAGCAAGTCAGTTTAGAGATAGTTCTCTTTGCGCGACCATTCACCTCTGTGGTGGCACCATGGTTTGGGTCCGTTTGTAGGGGATTGTGAATCTGTCTGCGGCCTGGGAGAAGTCCACCACAAGATACTCATCATACTCATGTGGTCTTCCCCTGGCACTGGCAATGGCATGAGGTACCGGGAACCTTGGTGCATTATCATTCAAAGGACATAGAAGAAAGGTTATTGCCGAAGGTTCGGTTTCTCAGCGATAACGATTCACTTGCCCAGTGTCCCTTCAGAGTCAACACAGCATCAAAGCAGTTGCATTTTGACAATCCGGACATTATAGGTACCCACCATGCATAATCAATCCTTCTGCATTGAGCATCCCTTTATCCAACAACGTCTTGAAATACTCTGACCCACTGATCATGACGAGTTTGTGGACAGGGAAGTTGCCGCCATCTTTTGTCAGCAGTGTCAGATCGCACAGGACTTGCTGGGTTTGTAGTTGCTGCATCTGGGTCATGACCGTCTTCGGGTGGCTCTGGTGAACCAGCGTCTCTTGGATGTACGCCATCTTTATGGTGACTTGGCAACCAGTACCCAAGTATGATCTGAAGAAGAGAT from Lineus longissimus chromosome 19, tnLinLong1.2, whole genome shotgun sequence harbors:
- the LOC135503212 gene encoding zinc finger protein 62 homolog, which translates into the protein MAYIQETLVHQSHPKTVMTQMQQLQTQQVLCDLTLLTKDGGNFPVHKLVMISGSEYFKTLLDKGMLNAEGLIMHDITCNSLQQLIHYLYTGVAYVNKFTIMQLYTAASQLSIISLKKLCRDYVRRNARSMGLADDLLEEMKTVWAREDAMARQSKDTQPTMITSPIGSNTGFPAPVAPSLPTISAAPIGSENAANGGKVVYYPDEMSLDGEHLEGEPVIPEEVAPPIVETRNEDTLSGKMKTDESVVVAEKPAEIQANVKDEAELKAEDDLGNLSYGEFESTEGDNDDDYNPGGADEGDVVMGKRRKGNVAAKLPVKRKRSQKKSVSISTTKPMRSRRSSKKTVKVSRKTKKPAKSMTKSDEKPRPIKLKIRKSDVEDYDKFICSVCGDGFRYDTFLKLHKLKEHATTIPTVGMHFFMRKYRRIMYNPRPVDGAYHCCRPRCLEREETFTNLTRLRCHEIKRHPEFPFLISLEPKVKVRERRRRKYSCNLCQPQRYFLHLNLLKKHNGVMHGDIVQDEKVGERKRRSAQKKNAVLKLKPKKRLVMTLPLPAPGNIMCQLCKLPIKNQVELAKHLQLDHDIYTLVYNKSKIKLQCPDCRKACAGNRNTYKLLRKHIRSAHGTDIARQCFYCGRVMNSRTSLNHHLKSSHRINPSIMKLDPIMKKYIVGGEKSGGDDVTGTLRCHYCRTALPTDSELADHLRTMHAQFASFTRITAKDNSDNYDCQRCHRVFKTVDEIQLHFVDDHGPGRRMKNKHTSEILGIFRCREEGCFSESRVEAELESHMKEKHPSVKYDCHQCHFTTSLCYKLDEHLPKHTSKFICDLCGKECRKNFALKTHKFRKHNIQDASLKVHQCEFDGCRFTCFQKSSLKGHMIKHQKDKPFTCPTCGRSLKTAQSLEMHNNKVHKGIRPYMCEICGRGFSKQCEIRAHVRQHSSDRLKCEHCKFSTMNKYSLISHLLSRHNIQVRENEKLFHCPMCDYKTMREKHLTNHINSHLNVREFICSKCGKSFVSANSLRGHNNWVHSEKRYRCDFCSYRGGSLSNLKQHVRIMHTQRGLKPYKCAYCDFRCELSGNCRVHCRSAHKGLEIKWVKVVDFNLDLPKKGLLGDDYEEEDLPTMVPTTSQAVTTLPLETQISATPPPLQTTVQIPVVELHNKKESALAHELQQEIHEVHDIRDLREMAAAQEAREIEIGRQSAPPSSSHTPQPVMYQQDGTGPVMYPDPHTALYLSEPIPTTRTTYYSTDGNLYDVQRAQMYMPHDAHTGHLYQHHEGGGMYTN